Proteins from a single region of Labedella gwakjiensis:
- a CDS encoding polyprenol monophosphomannose synthase gives MPGTLVIIPTFNEAENLDWIVARVRAATPDSHVLVVDDASPDGTGDLADALAARDGHVHVLHRAGKEGLGRAYLAGFAWGIERGYEFLVEMDADGSHHPEALPEMLELAASNDLVLGSRWVPGGRVENWPLRRKILSRGGNLYARLALGIDVKDATGGFRVYRSTALAGLDLDGVESHGYCFQLDLVWRALQAGLDVIEAPITFTERVNGVSKMGGDIVTESLLKVTEWGIKRRALAAREFVLHRRRLPSVREHSHIVRRASPLGT, from the coding sequence ATGCCCGGAACACTCGTGATCATCCCCACCTTCAACGAGGCCGAGAACCTCGACTGGATCGTCGCTCGCGTGCGCGCGGCCACCCCGGACTCCCACGTGCTCGTCGTCGACGATGCCTCCCCCGACGGCACGGGCGACCTCGCCGACGCCCTCGCGGCCCGCGACGGCCACGTGCACGTTCTGCACCGCGCCGGCAAGGAAGGTCTCGGCCGCGCGTACCTCGCCGGCTTCGCGTGGGGCATCGAGCGGGGATACGAGTTCCTCGTGGAGATGGACGCCGACGGCTCCCACCACCCCGAGGCGCTGCCCGAGATGCTCGAGCTCGCCGCGTCGAACGACCTCGTCCTCGGCTCGCGCTGGGTGCCGGGAGGGCGCGTAGAGAACTGGCCGCTCCGCCGCAAGATCCTGAGCCGAGGGGGCAACCTCTACGCACGTCTCGCTCTCGGCATCGACGTGAAGGACGCCACCGGCGGCTTCCGCGTATACCGGTCGACGGCGCTCGCGGGCCTCGACCTCGACGGCGTCGAGTCGCACGGCTACTGCTTCCAGCTCGACCTCGTGTGGCGCGCGCTCCAGGCGGGGCTCGACGTGATCGAGGCGCCCATCACCTTCACCGAGCGCGTGAACGGCGTCTCGAAGATGGGCGGCGACATCGTGACCGAGTCGCTCCTCAAGGTCACGGAATGGGGGATCAAGCGCCGCGCGCTCGCGGCCCGCGAGTTCGTGCTGCACCGCCGGCGCTTGCCCTCCGTTCGCGAGCACTCCCACATCGTCCGCCGCGCGAGCCCCCTCGGCACCTGA
- a CDS encoding DUF429 domain-containing protein, with protein sequence MLTVGVDLAAEPRGTALAVVRWADGAAVVEDLVVGVTDGPIVDAARHADKTGIDCALGWPDAFVSFVAGHAAGEDAGPEADGGMDWRRTLAYREADRRVRELTGRWPLSVSTDRLGLTAMRCAGLVARLRDVGVDVDRSGSGGIAEVYPGGSMRLWGIRVDGYRTDADRRAEAVEALTTAAPWLDLGGCLPLLRGSTDAFDALVAALATRAAATGRADSPPPHLAETAAREGWVALPTTPLAELPFP encoded by the coding sequence ATGCTGACCGTCGGCGTCGACCTCGCCGCTGAGCCGCGAGGAACCGCCCTCGCGGTGGTGCGCTGGGCGGACGGCGCGGCCGTCGTCGAAGACCTCGTCGTCGGGGTGACCGACGGACCCATCGTCGACGCCGCCCGGCATGCGGACAAGACGGGGATCGACTGCGCGCTCGGCTGGCCCGACGCGTTCGTCTCCTTCGTCGCCGGTCACGCCGCGGGAGAGGACGCCGGACCGGAGGCCGACGGCGGGATGGACTGGCGCCGCACGCTCGCCTATCGGGAGGCGGATCGTCGCGTCCGGGAGCTCACGGGCCGCTGGCCGCTCAGTGTGTCGACGGACAGGCTCGGCCTCACGGCGATGCGCTGCGCCGGCCTCGTCGCTCGTCTGCGCGATGTCGGCGTGGACGTGGACCGGAGCGGCTCCGGCGGGATCGCCGAGGTGTACCCGGGCGGCTCGATGCGACTCTGGGGCATCCGAGTCGACGGCTACCGCACGGACGCCGACCGGCGGGCCGAGGCCGTCGAGGCGCTAACGACCGCCGCACCGTGGCTCGACCTCGGCGGATGTCTCCCGCTCCTCCGCGGATCGACCGATGCGTTCGACGCCCTCGTCGCGGCGCTCGCGACCCGGGCAGCGGCTACCGGTCGGGCAGACTCTCCGCCGCCGCACCTCGCGGAGACCGCCGCGCGCGAGGGCTGGGTGGCCCTCCCCACGACTCCGCTCGCCGAGCTCCCCTTCCCGTGA
- a CDS encoding NUDIX domain-containing protein, giving the protein MAMSDYVASIRSRIGTDLLLLPGVTAVIRDGDRFLLARHRHSGLWSLIGGGVEPGEEPAEALLREVLEETGAHIRIRGIVGVYGGEPMMMTYPNGDNVGYITTAYDCELLSEAIPDMEELLELGWFHRDAIPTLPRRDWIDRVIADAPPPADRQPAAGR; this is encoded by the coding sequence ATGGCGATGTCCGACTACGTTGCATCGATCCGTTCCCGCATCGGGACCGACCTGCTCCTGCTCCCGGGCGTCACCGCGGTGATCCGGGACGGCGACCGATTCCTGCTCGCGCGGCACCGCCACTCGGGGCTCTGGAGCCTCATCGGCGGAGGAGTGGAGCCCGGCGAGGAGCCGGCAGAGGCCCTCCTGCGTGAGGTCCTCGAGGAGACGGGCGCGCACATCCGCATCCGAGGCATCGTCGGCGTCTACGGCGGCGAGCCCATGATGATGACCTATCCGAACGGCGACAACGTCGGCTACATCACGACCGCCTACGACTGCGAGCTGCTCAGCGAGGCGATCCCCGACATGGAGGAGCTCCTCGAGCTGGGCTGGTTCCACCGCGACGCGATCCCGACCCTGCCGCGCCGCGACTGGATCGACCGCGTCATCGCCGACGCGCCTCCTCCGGCCGATCGTCAGCCGGCCGCGGGCAGGTAG
- a CDS encoding SLC13 family permease, with amino-acid sequence MRTGLVGAGLLLVGAVLALVTGTPVDDLLALGERIWPVLLFVVAITVVTELAAEAEVFRVVAEKLARLGRGRTVVLWAFIVVFATVSTAFLSLDTTAVLLTPVVVLLARHIGVNPIPFALTTVWLANTGSLFLPVSNLTNLLAEHKLDGVGAFGFAALSIVPALVAVAVPVVVLGIVYREELARSYEVDVGGPVADPVLFRWSAVVLVLLVPALVSGLEVWIPALVAAVVLSIVFVVRRREVLRFSLIPWQLVVFAAGLFLTVDAARGFGLTAVVEALAGSGSAPADLLRVAGVGAVGANLLNNLPAYLALEPVGTSPERLVALLIGVNAGPLVTPWASLATLLWHERLRGLGVEISWWRFAGLGLIVAPLTVGAATLAFALTR; translated from the coding sequence ATGCGCACGGGGCTCGTCGGGGCTGGGCTGCTGCTCGTCGGTGCGGTGCTCGCGCTCGTCACCGGCACGCCCGTGGACGACCTCCTGGCGCTCGGCGAGCGCATCTGGCCGGTGCTGCTGTTCGTCGTCGCGATCACGGTCGTGACCGAGCTGGCCGCGGAGGCCGAGGTGTTCCGTGTGGTCGCCGAGAAGCTCGCCCGGCTGGGCCGCGGGCGGACGGTCGTGCTGTGGGCGTTCATCGTCGTGTTCGCCACGGTGAGCACCGCCTTCCTCTCCCTCGACACCACGGCGGTGCTGCTCACTCCCGTGGTCGTGCTCCTCGCCCGGCACATCGGCGTCAACCCGATCCCGTTCGCGCTCACGACGGTGTGGCTCGCCAACACGGGTTCCCTCTTCCTCCCGGTGTCGAACCTCACGAACCTGCTCGCGGAGCACAAGCTCGACGGTGTCGGGGCGTTCGGGTTCGCGGCGCTCAGCATCGTGCCGGCGCTCGTGGCGGTCGCGGTCCCCGTCGTGGTCCTCGGGATCGTCTACCGGGAGGAACTCGCGCGCTCCTACGAGGTCGACGTCGGCGGTCCGGTCGCCGACCCGGTTCTGTTCCGGTGGTCGGCCGTCGTGCTCGTCCTGCTCGTGCCCGCGCTCGTCTCCGGGCTCGAGGTCTGGATCCCGGCTCTCGTGGCCGCCGTCGTGCTCTCGATCGTGTTCGTGGTGCGCCGCCGGGAGGTGCTGCGCTTCTCGCTCATCCCGTGGCAGCTCGTGGTCTTCGCCGCGGGGCTCTTCCTCACCGTGGACGCAGCGCGGGGCTTCGGGTTGACGGCCGTCGTCGAGGCTCTCGCCGGATCGGGTTCCGCCCCGGCGGACCTCCTCCGGGTCGCCGGGGTCGGTGCCGTGGGGGCGAACCTCCTCAACAACCTGCCCGCGTACCTCGCTCTCGAACCCGTCGGCACGTCGCCTGAGCGACTCGTCGCGCTGCTCATCGGCGTCAACGCCGGTCCGCTCGTGACGCCGTGGGCGTCGCTCGCCACGCTTCTGTGGCACGAGCGACTCCGAGGCCTGGGCGTGGAGATCTCGTGGTGGCGGTTCGCGGGGCTCGGCCTCATCGTCGCGCCGCTCACGGTGGGGGCGGCGACGCTCGCGTTCGCGCTCACGCGGTGA